A genomic segment from Streptomyces sp. NBC_00654 encodes:
- a CDS encoding ATP/GTP-binding protein — MDFASSNGGTGRATTSAKIVVAGGFGVGKTTFVGAVSEINPLRTEAVMTSASAGIDDLTHTGDKTTTTVAMDFGRITLDQDLILYLFGTPGQDRFWFMWDDLVRGAIGAVVLVDTRRLADCFPAVDYFENSGLPFVIALNGFDGHQPYTPDEVREALQIGPDAPIITTDARHRADAKSGLITLVEHALMARLK, encoded by the coding sequence GTGGACTTCGCAAGCTCTAACGGCGGTACGGGCCGTGCCACCACCTCGGCGAAGATCGTGGTGGCGGGCGGTTTCGGCGTGGGCAAGACCACGTTCGTCGGAGCCGTTTCGGAGATCAACCCGCTGCGCACCGAGGCCGTGATGACGTCCGCCTCCGCGGGCATCGACGACCTGACCCACACCGGGGACAAGACCACCACCACGGTGGCCATGGACTTCGGCCGCATCACCCTGGACCAGGACCTCATCCTGTACCTCTTCGGCACCCCCGGACAGGACCGGTTCTGGTTCATGTGGGACGACCTGGTCCGCGGCGCCATCGGCGCCGTCGTCCTCGTCGACACCCGCCGCCTCGCCGACTGCTTCCCCGCCGTCGACTACTTCGAGAACAGCGGCCTCCCCTTCGTCATCGCCCTCAACGGCTTCGACGGACACCAGCCCTACACCCCCGACGAAGTACGCGAAGCACTCCAGATCGGCCCCGACGCGCCCATCATCACGACGGACGCCCGCCACCGCGCCGACGCCAAGAGCGGTCTGATCACCCTGGTCGAGCACGCCCTGATGGCCCGCCTGAAGTAG
- a CDS encoding DUF742 domain-containing protein, with translation MTPPPASHDPYGALHHASYDGEGDQPLVRPYAMTGGRTRPRYQLAIEALVSTTADPAHLGTLLPEHQRICHLCREVKSVAEVSALLSMPLGVARILVADLAEAGMVAIHQPGNGEAGGAPDVTLLERVLSGLRKL, from the coding sequence ATGACCCCGCCACCCGCCTCACACGATCCGTACGGCGCACTGCATCACGCGTCGTACGACGGTGAAGGCGACCAGCCGCTGGTACGTCCGTACGCCATGACCGGTGGCCGGACCCGGCCGCGCTACCAGCTCGCCATAGAGGCACTGGTCAGCACCACGGCCGACCCGGCGCATCTGGGAACGCTGCTCCCCGAGCACCAGCGGATCTGCCACCTGTGCCGTGAGGTCAAGTCGGTGGCCGAGGTGTCGGCGCTGCTGTCCATGCCGCTCGGTGTGGCCCGGATCCTTGTCGCGGACCTGGCGGAAGCCGGCATGGTGGCCATCCACCAGCCGGGTAATGGAGAGGCCGGCGGCGCGCCGGATGTGACACTGCTCGAAAGGGTGCTCAGTGGACTTCGCAAGCTCTAA
- a CDS encoding roadblock/LC7 domain-containing protein yields MSPMSQAAQNLNWLITNFVDNTPGVSHTVVVSADGLLLAMSEGFPRDRADQLAAVASGLTSLTAGASRIFEGGAVSQTVVEMERGFLFLMSISDGSSLAVLAHPDADIGLVGYEMALLVDRAGTVLTPDLRAELQGSLLH; encoded by the coding sequence TTGAGCCCCATGAGTCAGGCCGCGCAGAATCTGAACTGGCTGATCACCAACTTCGTGGACAACACCCCAGGGGTGTCCCACACGGTGGTGGTCTCCGCCGATGGACTGCTGCTCGCGATGTCGGAGGGTTTCCCGCGCGACCGCGCCGACCAGCTGGCGGCCGTCGCCTCCGGTCTGACGTCGCTGACCGCGGGTGCCTCCCGGATCTTCGAGGGCGGCGCCGTCAGTCAGACGGTGGTGGAGATGGAGCGCGGATTCCTCTTCCTGATGTCCATCTCGGACGGTTCCTCACTGGCCGTTCTCGCCCACCCGGACGCCGACATCGGTCTGGTCGGGTACGAGATGGCCCTCCTGGTCGACCGCGCGGGTACCGTCCTCACGCCCGACCTCCGCGCCGAGCTCCAGGGCAGTCTGCTCCACTAG